TCACACCTTGCGACGCCCCGGACGCGTGAAGTCCCTGGCTGCACGGCATTTGCGTTCGCAGAATACCACGCCGAGTCCGCCAAGGGGGCACGGCCAATGTTGCACGAACGCTACACGCCTGCCACACGGTGCGAGGCCAAATGACCACACAGCGGCGAGGAAGAAGAGACCAGCCAAGAACGGCTGAAATTACGGACGCTTCGGCGTAATCGACCAACCTGCCGGCAAACGACTGATGGTCACGGGCCGCGCGACCGGCGGGACAGAGCTATTGCAGATGGACGAGTCGTTCGCCCCGCGCCCTGCCCCTTTCACTCCGTGGTCATTGACGTAGATATGATCCCCATTCTCGATCAGGCGAGGGATCACAATGAATACAACCCTCCCACTCAGGCAGAGGACATTCTGGCCGCGCTGACCGTGATTGCAGCTGCGGTCGGCGCCGACTTCATCCACCGCGTCGGCCATCACCGCAAAGTGCTCGCGACCGTTATCGCGCGTGGGGACATAACGGTCATTCTCGATATGGCCGGGATGATAGCCGTAGCTTCCTCCCATGACGCGATGCCAAAGCTGTAGTGCCTGAGGATTCGCGGCTTCGAGTTCGCGAAACGTCGGCACCCGAAAATCAGCCTGACCAGCCAGCGTCGATTCCGGACAAAGCACGTTGGATGGGCTTTCCAACAGATTACTCTCCTGCAAAATCGGGGCGTAGGCGCCGGCCGCGGCCATGTTCCCCGTAGCAGGAATAAAGGGAAGATGCCCGTGAATCTGGGCATATTGAGTCATCGCCATGCCGAGCAACCGCAGCTTGTCCTGGCAGGCTGTCAGTCGGGCCCCGGCACGACCGTTTTGAATTGCTGGGAACACCAGCATCGACGCGACAAAAAAGATTCCGGCCGCGATCAGATAATCAGGAGCTTTCCAAGCGCCTGTGTTGCTGGCGGCCTGCCCGCGAGTATTCCACGCGGCATGCGCCCGCACGAACTGAAAGGTGCGGGCTCCGAGTCCTGGCGGGGGAGTGAAGTCCTCATCGTCCGCCTCGGCTGCGTCGTCCAGAGCACGTAAGGATGATCGCAGCTTCTCAAGTTCTCGTCGCAACTCAGGATCAACAGCCAGGGACGCCTCGACCGAGGCTTGTTCCGACGGCTCCAACGCACCCAGCAGATAACCCAGAAGTTGCTCGCGCATCGCCGTCAGCGATCCCCGCTTGGTTGGGCGCTTTTCCACGCCTCATTCAGCTTCGTGATCGCGGTGTGCAACCGGCTCTTCACCGTGCCCACCGGCACCTTCAAAACCTCGGCCGCTTCCCGGTATTTCAATCCTTGGTAGTAAACCAGAGTGATTGCGCCTTTCAAGGCGTCGGGCAACGAACCGACCGAATCCCGGATCCAGCGCCGCCGCTCTTCAGCGTCGGCTTCCTTCGCCGGCCCAGCCTCGCGGCTGACCAACAGCTCGGAAAGCGAGCCCAGGTCCTCTTCCGAGTCCCCTTTTTGCCGGCGATCCAGGCTGACCATCCGATGTCTTTTGTTTCTACGTTGCGCATCAATGGCTTGGTTCGTGGCAATCGTATAAAGCCACGGCCGAAACTTCCGTCCCGACTCAAATTGGGCACATTTCAGATGCACCTGCAAAAAAGTACCTTGAAATGCGTCCTCGGCCATCGCGGCATCCCCCAGGTAGCGGCGCAGGTAGCTGTAAAGCTCGCGCTCATACCGGTGGACCAAGGTTCCAAATACCTTTGGATCCCCTTGGCTGCAATAGCGATCCAGCAAGTCCTCGTCGCTCCATTGCGACATTGCTGAAGGGGCCAGCGGGCTCGTGACCACTGCTTTCGCAGCCGTCTCCGGCTTGGTGGGGGAAGTCTTGCGAACCTGTTGCTCGGACATGATCGTTTTATTCATGACTAATCGCCATATGCGGAGGATTCTTCCGGAATTCCTCCAAGTGGTTATTCTACCAAAATTGTTGGTTGCGCGAGGTTTACGTAGTCTTGCGAGCTTTTTCCTTAAAAATGCCAAAGTGGCGTTCGGCCGACCTTGTCACTTCTGGACCACGTATAGACGCAAACTGTATGCCCATGGCCATGCCAATCCCTCGCGGCCCCTTCCGCAGGCGTTTTAACTTGGCGCAAATTATTTCCAGGTTTGATGTTAGACGACGTCGAATTGACGATAGTTTTCGACCTCGACTGTAGTCTGCTGGCGACAGCTATTTCAATTGTTACAACGATAGGAATGATGCCACTGTACGATTCTGCTACAGTCGCCGAGCACCTAAAATCGAGCCTGCCAAGATGGCCGCCAAGCTGACTAGTTCTGCAAGTTGCGTATACATATTCATTTACGGCGAGTGCCTGCTGAAAATCGTTGCGGTTTGGCAAGAAAAGTCGCCGGCATAACCTGACCCGCCTCGTCGGCAAATCAATCTGATGACAGAAACCGCAGCTTTTCAGCAACATTCGCGGCTCCGCGGGGACTGGGCCGCGAAAGAACGCGTGCTAGGTTTCCCTGAATTAGGCATCTTCCGATCGTAAGGCTGTTTCGGGGCACTTCGTTGCTGCCTCGCTTCGGCAACTCAGGAGGCTTTCGCATGCGATCCCCTCGCCGTACGCTCTTAGCGGTTTTCGCAATTCTCTTCGTTGTCCCACTCGCGACTGGCCAGCGCACCGCGCATGCCCAAATCAAGGCCGACGCCGATATGCATAAGAAATACTCCGCAGCCCGTGACTTCTTAGAGCGCCACACGAAAGTCATCGAGCTGACCAGCGATAACGGTCAGCGCGTCACGATCTGCCCCGACCTGCAAGGCCGAGTCATGACCTCGACCCTGGCCGGTGAGGACGGATCAAGCCTGGGCTGGATCAACTACGACTTTATCGAGTCCGGCAAGCAGGCGGCCTCGTTCAACAACTACGGCGGTGAGGATCGATTCTGGCTGGGGCCCGAAGGGGGCCAGTTCGCCCTGTGGTTCAAGCTCGAAGAAAAGCAGATCGTCCGCAACTGGTTCACCCCCGCCGCGCTCAATACCGGCGCGTTCAAGGTCGAGAGCCACGACTCCGACAGTTGCCGCATGGCGCGGCGCGTCCGCGTTACCAACGCTTCGGAATACACGTTCGATCTCGACGTCGAGCGCACGGCACGCCTGCTGGATGTGAAGCAATTCGAATCGTTCTTCGGCGCCGCTGCCGCGGACGAGCTGCGGCCCAAGCAGTCGTCGTCGAAAGCGCCCGGCTACGTCGGCTTCGAGACCGTCAACAGCGCGAAGAATGTCGGCCCGCTCGCTTGGGATTTGAATTCCGGACTGGTCTCGATCTGGTCGCTCGGCCAGTTTCCCGGCGGCGATCAAACCGTGATCATCCTGCCCTACAAGGCTGGCTCGGAACAAGAATTGGGGCCGGCCGTGCAATCGGACTATTTCGGCGAAGTTCCCGCGAGCCGTTTGAAAGTCACGCCTTCGGCGGTCCTGTTCCGTGCCGACGGTCAATATCGGGCCAAGCTGGGCGTCACGCAGACTCGCGCACTTCCTTATGCCGGATCGCTCGATCTGCGCATCGGCGTGTTGACGCTGGTCCACTTCACCATGCCTGAGAAGCCGACCGAACACCACTACGTCAACAACACCTGGCAACTACGGCAGAAGAACGCCTACTCCGGGGACGTCTTCAACACGTATAACGACGGACCTGCCGAGCCAGGCGCCAAGGCGATGGGCGGGTTCTACGAACTAGAATCGCTCGGGCCGACTCGACCCCTGGCCGTCGGCGAAACGATTTCGCACACGCATCGCACGTTTCACATCCAGGCGGAATCGGCGGTCCTGGCCCGCCTGTTGAAAGCCACGCTGCAAGTCGACATTGCCGATCTGCAGAAGTTCCTCGCCACACCGTGAACCCGCGCGCGGTTTAATCGAGCCGTCGCTTAGCCAAGGATCATTCGATGCTCTCTCGCGTACTCGAGCCCGAGGTCATGGATACCGCGGCCGAAGCGCTCGATTACGACGCGATGGATCACGCGACGGTCAACGCCACGTTCGTCGCCGATCTGCTGGCCGAATATCCCGAGGCCGCGCTTTCCACCGACGAGGGACTCGACGTTCTCGACATCGGCACAGGCACGGCGCAAATTCCCATCGCGCTCTGCCGCCTGTGTCCCGACGTGCGAGTGGTGGCCATCGACCTGGCCGCGGCGATGCTGCACCTGGGGCGCACGAATGTCGAAGTGGCCGGCCTCACGAGCCAGATCCGGCTCGATCGGATTGACGCAAAGCAGCTTCCGTATTCAGATTGTCAGTTTCAATTGGTGATCTCGAACAGCATCGTGCATCACATTCCCTCGCCGCATGATGCAATGGCCGAGGCTGTTCGCGTACTCGCGCCCGGCGGTCTGATCTTCGTGCGCGATCTGTTGCGACCCGTCGACGACGCGACAGTGAATCATTTGGTCGCCACGTATGCGGCCGGCGCGAACGATCACCAACGGCAACTGTTCGACCAGTCGTTACGTGCCGCTTTGAATCTCGACGAGGCACGGGCCTTGGCCGAAAGCATTGGTCTTGCGCCGAATTGTGTTACGCAAACCAGCGATCGGCATTGGACACTCGCTGCGCGCAGGGATTAGAAGCCGTTGCCGTCTACGGCGCCGGATCCGCGACGGCCGTGGCAGAAATCGCGATGCCCGCCGGGCTGATTTCGAGTTCGACCAGCAGTCGATCCGCCAGTGACGCCAGGCCGTACAGATCACGGACGCGCTCGTCGGAGTTTGCGACCATCAATCGTCGCAGCGCCGCCAGATCGAAGTAGGCCAGGTGGCTCGCCCCCGTGATCCGCGGATTGACCAGTTCCTGAAAGCGAGCATCGCCGGCCAATGACTGTGCGGGCGCAAGCTGCGCGGCGTCGCGCACGATGTCGCGCGAGGTGCCGGCCCAAAAATATCCCTTCAAAAGCGAGAAGGTCGCCGCCTTTCCTTGCCCCATCAGCGCCAGCCCCGCGACCGACGTCAGCGGCACGCCGTCCTCCTCGACCGATTCGATCGACATCGACGCGCCCGCGCGGTTGTACATCATGATCGTGGCGGTCAGCGTCGCGCGCAGAACAGGATCAAGCCGTTCGCCCAATACCAGGCGATCGGCGGGCAACAACGAGTGTGTATCAAAACCTACGACCCAGGCGGGTTTCGTGGCCCTGGCTCCGGCCGTGCTCGATGATTCATCCGGCAAGAGCGCTGCCACGGCATTTCGTCCACGCTCGGCGATGAGCGCCGACAGAACGTGCAAGCCGGGCTGATCGTGCAAGACCAGGCTGCCGACTTCCGGTTCACCCGAGTTCGCTCGATCGCCGAAGAATATTTCCAGAAGCCGCCCCAGGTCGACGCGCCCGGCA
The Pirellulales bacterium genome window above contains:
- a CDS encoding DUF6786 family protein gives rise to the protein MRSPRRTLLAVFAILFVVPLATGQRTAHAQIKADADMHKKYSAARDFLERHTKVIELTSDNGQRVTICPDLQGRVMTSTLAGEDGSSLGWINYDFIESGKQAASFNNYGGEDRFWLGPEGGQFALWFKLEEKQIVRNWFTPAALNTGAFKVESHDSDSCRMARRVRVTNASEYTFDLDVERTARLLDVKQFESFFGAAAADELRPKQSSSKAPGYVGFETVNSAKNVGPLAWDLNSGLVSIWSLGQFPGGDQTVIILPYKAGSEQELGPAVQSDYFGEVPASRLKVTPSAVLFRADGQYRAKLGVTQTRALPYAGSLDLRIGVLTLVHFTMPEKPTEHHYVNNTWQLRQKNAYSGDVFNTYNDGPAEPGAKAMGGFYELESLGPTRPLAVGETISHTHRTFHIQAESAVLARLLKATLQVDIADLQKFLATP
- a CDS encoding class I SAM-dependent methyltransferase, encoding MLSRVLEPEVMDTAAEALDYDAMDHATVNATFVADLLAEYPEAALSTDEGLDVLDIGTGTAQIPIALCRLCPDVRVVAIDLAAAMLHLGRTNVEVAGLTSQIRLDRIDAKQLPYSDCQFQLVISNSIVHHIPSPHDAMAEAVRVLAPGGLIFVRDLLRPVDDATVNHLVATYAAGANDHQRQLFDQSLRAALNLDEARALAESIGLAPNCVTQTSDRHWTLAARRD
- a CDS encoding sigma-70 family RNA polymerase sigma factor; its protein translation is MNKTIMSEQQVRKTSPTKPETAAKAVVTSPLAPSAMSQWSDEDLLDRYCSQGDPKVFGTLVHRYERELYSYLRRYLGDAAMAEDAFQGTFLQVHLKCAQFESGRKFRPWLYTIATNQAIDAQRRNKRHRMVSLDRRQKGDSEEDLGSLSELLVSREAGPAKEADAEERRRWIRDSVGSLPDALKGAITLVYYQGLKYREAAEVLKVPVGTVKSRLHTAITKLNEAWKSAQPSGDR